A stretch of the Streptomyces ortus genome encodes the following:
- a CDS encoding HK97-gp10 family putative phage morphogenesis protein, translated as MRVRFEIDPSWQQHIGQQEDEALEKLGDQILPDMQRNCPVQTGRLKASLTSQVENQTLRVGSRDVDYSTDVELGTSARPARPYMRPALYRQREL; from the coding sequence ATGCGCGTACGGTTCGAAATAGACCCGTCGTGGCAGCAGCACATAGGGCAGCAAGAAGACGAAGCGCTGGAAAAGCTGGGCGACCAGATCCTGCCCGACATGCAGCGCAACTGCCCCGTGCAGACCGGCCGCCTCAAGGCATCCCTCACCAGCCAGGTCGAAAACCAGACCCTCAGGGTCGGATCCCGAGACGTCGACTACTCCACCGACGTCGAACTCGGCACCTCCGCACGCCCCGCACGCCCCTACATGCGGCCCGCCCTCTACCGGCAGCGGGAGCTGTGA
- a CDS encoding polysaccharide deacetylase family protein, whose amino-acid sequence MAAVGYTSGDPRKVNDTGDTLTGGLVLSGGGSNLTVGGSGAVTGDLSVAGRLSAAGVALPTTFPGRRAPFRDPTRIVTHFQTGHGWATSGGVDAPTTNLNDTTDFAKGTQAAKVVFTGNGNLDISGLSSIDLTGKAIRFQVKVDDASKLSQLNIRVGTSTTNNFQWQTLASTATSKLYRSGEWTTVTVGWADVHGGAGTFSLDANRVPSATTGFTFIRFQVVATGGNCTVHFQSVEVIDNVSATFPNGVVSLVFDDSWDSQYALARPKMDQYSYRGTNYQIVERVGQAGRLTLPQLRTLQDQSGWEIAGHAYTTAIHDSRLTAFTARQVDDELRNLRAWLVANGFHGDSYAYPGGQFESTTDGASIEQIVSRYFSSGRTVLSGYGASTNVLSEQYPPPRPYRILALSGISDASGGQGLVSSLVAAGGELDTCKRLGSWLILTFHVLTTGSTGGDDGVITQANFNTLIDAINSYGIPVKTVADVMRYYT is encoded by the coding sequence GTGGCAGCGGTCGGCTACACCTCGGGCGACCCCCGGAAGGTCAACGACACCGGAGACACCCTCACCGGTGGCCTGGTGCTGTCCGGTGGCGGCTCGAACCTGACCGTCGGCGGATCCGGAGCCGTGACCGGAGACTTGAGCGTGGCGGGCCGTCTCTCCGCAGCAGGCGTTGCCCTGCCCACCACCTTCCCGGGGCGTAGGGCACCGTTCCGGGATCCCACCCGGATCGTCACGCACTTCCAGACCGGGCACGGCTGGGCCACGTCAGGCGGTGTGGATGCGCCGACGACGAACCTGAATGACACGACGGACTTCGCGAAGGGCACGCAGGCCGCGAAGGTCGTCTTCACTGGCAACGGCAACCTCGATATCTCCGGCCTGTCGTCGATCGACCTCACCGGTAAGGCGATCCGCTTTCAGGTGAAAGTCGATGACGCCTCGAAGCTGTCGCAGCTGAACATCCGTGTCGGCACCAGCACAACGAACAACTTCCAGTGGCAGACCCTCGCCTCCACGGCCACATCGAAGCTGTACCGGTCAGGGGAGTGGACCACTGTCACCGTCGGCTGGGCAGATGTCCACGGTGGGGCTGGCACTTTCAGTCTGGACGCGAACCGGGTGCCGTCCGCGACGACCGGGTTCACGTTCATCCGCTTCCAGGTCGTCGCCACGGGCGGTAACTGCACCGTCCACTTCCAGTCCGTCGAGGTCATCGACAACGTCTCTGCGACGTTCCCCAACGGCGTGGTCTCCCTCGTGTTCGACGACTCGTGGGACTCCCAGTACGCGCTGGCCCGCCCGAAGATGGACCAGTACAGCTACCGGGGCACGAACTACCAGATCGTCGAGCGTGTCGGCCAGGCCGGACGACTGACCCTGCCGCAGCTACGGACGTTGCAGGACCAGTCCGGGTGGGAGATCGCCGGGCACGCCTACACCACAGCCATCCACGACAGCCGCCTGACCGCGTTCACGGCCCGGCAGGTCGATGACGAGCTGCGGAACCTGCGGGCGTGGCTGGTCGCTAACGGCTTCCACGGCGACTCCTACGCCTACCCGGGCGGACAGTTCGAGTCGACGACGGACGGCGCTTCGATCGAGCAGATTGTCTCCCGCTACTTCTCCTCCGGCCGCACCGTCCTGTCCGGGTACGGGGCGTCGACGAACGTCCTGTCCGAGCAGTACCCACCACCGCGGCCTTACCGGATCCTCGCCCTCTCCGGGATCTCCGACGCCTCCGGAGGGCAGGGACTCGTCTCCAGCCTCGTTGCGGCAGGCGGGGAATTGGACACCTGCAAGCGCCTTGGGTCGTGGCTGATCCTCACCTTCCACGTCCTCACCACGGGTTCGACCGGCGGAGATGACGGGGTCATCACTCAGGCCAACTTCAACACGCTGATCGACGCCATCAACAGCTACGGCATTCCCGTGAAGACGGTCGCCGACGTCATGCGCTACTACACGTGA
- a CDS encoding phage major capsid protein, with protein sequence MARETFESWIPEEFDSKPIQALVQNSVMEQVAKRVVMATDTKNVARAGGFSITGVAKGAAYTESTATNDTVTLIAKKIGGIVRIANEDLLDSPVDIVGTKKIEAARTMAKYFDNATLATSGAQSDPTVPYMSVYKVLRTTNAATSYTADANVIRGAVTYANLSTLLGIYEQSDWFDQSRTFVIASPAFKTALRGVLDGNQRPIFNDDPLQPTLFGNPVKWTPGARVSSVATDNPQGNPLLIIGNADLLLKGDAKLAPNIASTNPGFAMSAESGFETDETLLKGVMRRGFAVGHEKAFALLEKTS encoded by the coding sequence ATGGCCCGCGAGACTTTTGAGAGTTGGATTCCCGAGGAGTTTGACTCCAAGCCGATCCAGGCTCTTGTCCAGAACTCCGTCATGGAGCAGGTTGCCAAGCGTGTTGTCATGGCGACCGATACGAAGAACGTCGCCCGCGCTGGCGGATTCTCCATCACTGGTGTCGCCAAGGGAGCGGCGTACACCGAGTCGACGGCCACCAACGACACCGTCACGCTGATCGCGAAGAAGATCGGTGGCATTGTCCGTATCGCGAACGAGGATCTCCTCGACTCGCCGGTCGACATCGTCGGGACGAAGAAGATCGAAGCCGCCCGCACCATGGCGAAGTACTTCGACAACGCGACCCTCGCCACCTCCGGCGCGCAGAGCGACCCCACTGTGCCCTACATGTCGGTGTATAAGGTGCTCCGTACGACGAACGCGGCGACCTCCTACACGGCCGACGCGAACGTCATTCGCGGCGCGGTGACGTACGCCAACCTGTCGACGCTGCTGGGCATCTACGAGCAGAGCGACTGGTTCGACCAGAGCCGCACCTTCGTCATTGCGTCTCCGGCGTTCAAGACCGCCCTGCGTGGCGTGCTGGACGGCAACCAGCGTCCGATCTTCAATGACGACCCGCTCCAGCCGACCTTGTTCGGCAACCCGGTCAAGTGGACGCCGGGAGCACGCGTGTCGTCGGTTGCGACGGACAACCCGCAGGGGAACCCGCTGCTCATCATCGGCAACGCGGATCTCCTCCTGAAGGGCGACGCGAAGCTGGCCCCGAACATCGCATCGACGAACCCCGGCTTCGCCATGTCTGCGGAGTCCGGCTTCGAAACTGACGAAACCCTCCTGAAGGGCGTCATGCGGCGTGGCTTCGCCGTAGGCCACGAGAAGGCATTCGCCCTGCTGGAGAAGACCTCCTGA